The proteins below come from a single Nostoc sp. KVJ3 genomic window:
- a CDS encoding GNAT family N-acetyltransferase, producing the protein MPTLRTLQPGDEGSLEAFLLQHADTSMFLRSNCRTAGLLDQGARFQGTYIAAYIDEAIVAVAAYFWNGMIIVQAPVYLPEVVQAIVAQSGRTISGISGPAAQVEATKSILGLSNRPTQLDESEILFSLRLQDLQIPQALASAKVQCRLPYPEELELLTEWRVAYSVEALGKRDTPSLKNACRLAIEGYQATAMHWVLVAGDTPVSYSAFNASLPDIVQIGGVWTPPALRGKGYAKSAIAGSLLDARSQQVKRAILFTSDNNQAAQAVYRGIGFLPTGEKYGLVLFEES; encoded by the coding sequence GTGCCTACTTTGAGAACCCTGCAACCTGGAGATGAAGGATCGCTGGAAGCATTTCTCTTGCAACACGCTGATACTTCTATGTTTTTGCGCTCTAATTGCCGAACTGCGGGACTGCTTGACCAAGGAGCAAGATTTCAAGGAACTTACATAGCGGCCTATATAGATGAAGCTATAGTGGCAGTTGCAGCTTACTTTTGGAATGGGATGATAATAGTTCAAGCCCCTGTATATTTGCCAGAGGTGGTGCAAGCAATTGTGGCACAATCTGGACGTACTATTTCTGGAATTAGTGGGCCAGCAGCACAAGTTGAAGCGACAAAAAGCATTTTGGGACTTAGCAACCGACCAACTCAGCTTGATGAGTCCGAAATATTGTTTTCTCTAAGACTGCAAGACTTGCAAATACCTCAAGCTTTAGCATCTGCAAAGGTGCAGTGTCGTTTGCCATATCCAGAAGAGTTGGAATTACTCACTGAATGGCGTGTTGCATATAGTGTGGAAGCTTTAGGAAAAAGAGATACTCCCAGTTTAAAAAATGCCTGTCGTCTTGCAATTGAAGGATATCAAGCTACGGCTATGCATTGGGTTTTGGTAGCAGGAGATACCCCAGTATCTTATTCTGCTTTTAATGCCAGTTTACCTGATATTGTGCAAATTGGTGGAGTATGGACACCGCCAGCCCTGCGGGGTAAGGGGTACGCCAAAAGTGCGATCGCTGGCTCATTGTTAGATGCGCGATCGCAGCAAGTAAAACGTGCCATCCTGTTTACAAGTGATAATAACCAAGCAGCCCAAGCAGTTTATCGAGGAATTGGGTTTTTGCCTACTGGCGAGAAGTATGGCTTAGTGTTATTTGAAGAGAGTTAG
- a CDS encoding pyridoxamine 5'-phosphate oxidase family protein gives MTTSTDRNQQITKLHELIKDIDYGMFTTVDNDGSLHSYPMSKSGEINSEATLWFFTYAGSHKVTEIEHHEQVNVSFSLPEQQRYVSISGTAQLVEDRNKMRELWKPELQTWFPKGLDEADIALLKVNINQVNYWDRVSNFKPQTISF, from the coding sequence ATGACAACTTCTACAGACCGCAATCAACAGATTACAAAGCTGCATGAACTAATCAAAGATATTGATTATGGTATGTTTACCACAGTCGATAATGATGGTAGTTTACATAGTTACCCTATGTCAAAAAGTGGTGAGATTAACTCTGAAGCTACACTCTGGTTCTTTACTTATGCTGGTTCCCATAAGGTGACTGAGATTGAACACCATGAGCAGGTGAATGTTAGTTTCTCGTTACCCGAACAGCAGCGATACGTTTCTATTTCAGGTACAGCCCAACTGGTGGAAGACCGCAACAAGATGCGGGAATTATGGAAGCCGGAACTTCAAACTTGGTTTCCTAAAGGACTGGACGAAGCAGATATTGCTTTGCTCAAGGTGAATATTAACCAGGTTAATTATTGGGATAGGGTATCTAATTTTAAGCCACAAACAATTAGTTTTTGA